A region of the Agrobacterium sp. RAC06 genome:
CAGCGGCGACCAGGCCGGGTCGGAGGCGAAGGATGGCGTCTTCACCAATTGCTCGTTGTAGCCCGTAAGGTCGATCGAGTAGAGCTGCGGTCCACCGGCGCCAGCGTTCTGGCGGAAGAACATCAGCACGCGGCCGTTCGGTGCCCAGGTCGGGCCTTCGTTGTGGAAGCCCGTGGTCAGGATGCGCTCGCCGGAACCGTCGGTCTTCATGACGCCGATCGAGAACTTGCCGCCGGACTGCTTGGTGAAGGCGATCAGATCGCCACGGGGCGACCAGACCGGTGTCGAGTAGGAACCGTCACCGAAGGAAATGCGGCGCTGGCCGGAGCCGTCGGCACCCATGACATAAAGTTGCTGGCGGCCGCCACGGTCGCTTTCGAAGACGATCTGGCTTCCGTCAGGCGAATAGGACGGCGATGTGTCAATCGCGGCCGTATTCGTCAGGCGTGTCGTGGTGCGCGAGCGCAGGTCCATCGTGTAGATGTTGGCGTTGCCGTCCTGCTGCAGGCTCATGATGACCCGCTGGCCATCGGGAGAGAAGCGTGGCGCAAAGGTCATGCCGGGGAAATTGCCGACCACTTCGCGGGCGCCTGTTTCCAGCTGCAGGAGATAGACGCGCGGCTGCTGGCCTTCGAACGACATGTAGGTGATTTCCTGGCGGCTCGGCGAGAAGCGCGGCGTCAGGACGATGTCGTTGCTGTTGGTCAGCATGCGGATGTTCTCGCCGTCCTGGTCCATGATGGCCAGCTGGCGCTTGCGGTCGGTCTTCGGGCCGCTTTCCGAGACGAAGACGACACGGGTGTCGAAATAGCCCTTTTCGCCGGTGATGCGCTCATAGATCGCGTCGGCGATCATGTGGGCGACACGGCGCCAGTTCTTCGGATCGGTGAAGAACTGCTGGCCGGTCATCTGCTGGCCACCGAAGGTATCCCAGAGGCGGAATTCGGCGCGCAGGCGGCCATCGGGCTCACGCACGATGCGGCCGACAACCAGGGCCTCGGCCTTCAGGGCTGTCCAGTCGGGAAAGCGCGGTGCCTGGTCAGGGTTCTGGATCCGCTCGATGAAAGCGGCACGGTTGACCGGGGCGAAGAGGCCCGAGCGCTTCAAGTCGGCTTCCACGACCGCAGAGATCTGCGCGCCGATGCCGTCTGCCGAGATGAAGTCGGTGATGGCGATCGGCAGCGGCTGGACGTTGCCGCGGTTGATGTTGATTTCAACGGCTGCGTTTGCAGGCGCCACGAAGGCAGATGCCATGCCGGCACAGACCAGCAGAATTCGGAGGAGGAGAGTTTTCATGCTTATCAAGCCTTTCAGCTCTTACATCAGTTCGCTGGGGTCGAAATTGACGACAACTTCAGACCAAGCGTCGTATTTGTCCGGGGGCAGATTGGTGAAGGGGGCGGACTTGC
Encoded here:
- the tolB gene encoding Tol-Pal system beta propeller repeat protein TolB gives rise to the protein MKTLLLRILLVCAGMASAFVAPANAAVEININRGNVQPLPIAITDFISADGIGAQISAVVEADLKRSGLFAPVNRAAFIERIQNPDQAPRFPDWTALKAEALVVGRIVREPDGRLRAEFRLWDTFGGQQMTGQQFFTDPKNWRRVAHMIADAIYERITGEKGYFDTRVVFVSESGPKTDRKRQLAIMDQDGENIRMLTNSNDIVLTPRFSPSRQEITYMSFEGQQPRVYLLQLETGAREVVGNFPGMTFAPRFSPDGQRVIMSLQQDGNANIYTMDLRSRTTTRLTNTAAIDTSPSYSPDGSQIVFESDRGGRQQLYVMGADGSGQRRISFGDGSYSTPVWSPRGDLIAFTKQSGGKFSIGVMKTDGSGERILTTGFHNEGPTWAPNGRVLMFFRQNAGAGGPQLYSIDLTGYNEQLVKTPSFASDPAWSPLME